From the genome of Fusarium keratoplasticum isolate Fu6.1 chromosome 11, whole genome shotgun sequence, one region includes:
- a CDS encoding DLH domain-containing protein, translating to MSCPDCFKGSVHDGEPRGKIIKLHDLDTYVVEPSEGKEVKGIVVVIPDAFGWKFVNCRLLADNYADKSNYKVYLPDVMIGDAAPVSALDRVHIAMAPGNWLRRGYNLLLALWAVVPFMIRNRFGKTYPITESFFEKLRKAEGSTLPVGVAGFCWGGKLAILLSHGVEVDGKPIIDAAFTGHPSGLSFPGDFEKVTVPVSVAVGDNDSQFPVETAGKMKALAESKPESARGEIKIYPGAGHGFCVRASMEKEGLAEKASEAEDQAITWFNTHFKVGP from the exons ATGTCCTGCCCCGATTGCTTCAAGGGAAGTGTCCACGATGGCGAGCCTCGAGGCAAGATAATCAAGCTTCACGATCTCGATACCTACGTCGTCGAGCCATCCGAGGGGAAGGAGGTCAAGGGGATAGTCGTCGTCATCCCAGATGCCTTTGGCTGGAAGTTTGTCAACTGTCGACTCCTAGCCGACAACTACGCCGACAAGAGCAACTACAAAGTCTACCTGCCAGACGTTATGATCG GGGATGCTGCTCCCGTGTCTGCCCTTGACAGAGTGCACATTGCCATGGCCCCTGGAAATTGGCTCAGGCGAGG GTATAACTtgctccttgccctttggGCCGTGGTACCTTTCATGATACGTAACCGATTCGGCAAGACCTATCCCATCACCGAGAGCTTTTTTGAGAAGCTTCGAAAAGCAGAGGGTTCCACCCTTCCCGTCGGCGTAGCTGGTTTCTGCTGGGGTGGCAAGCTTGCCATTCTCTTATCTCACGGTGTTGAGGTAGACGGCAAGCCTATCATTGACGCAGCATTCACCGGCCATCCTAGCGGATTAAGCTTCCCTGGTGACTTTGAGAAGGTCACGGTGCCAGTTTCGGTCGCTGTGGGTGACAATGACAGTCAGTTCCCCGTGGAGACGGCGGGAAAGATGAAGGCCCTCGCCGAGTCAAAGCCTGAATCAGCGAGGGGTGAGATTAAGATCTACCCAGGAGCTGGACATGGCTTCTGCGTTCGTGCAtccatggagaaggagggtcTTGCCGAGAAGGCATCAGAGGCAGAGGATCAGGCTATTACATGGTTCAATACCCATTTCAAGGTCGGCCCATAG